A region from the Candidatus Bathyarchaeota archaeon genome encodes:
- a CDS encoding flavodoxin family protein: protein MKVVGVVCSPRRGGNTEILVGEVLAGARSEGAETELITLADKRIEFCDACGRCMEDGRCHIHDDMQPIYKKLEEADGIVVGSPVWFWSVTGQAKTFLDRLYALQYPKKRLMNKIGAAVVVAGRQGKTRALDVIIEALRSHRMLLADTIDGLGYEPGEIRRDERAMKSAWELGREMVQLINKRFTWPEEFSESLYRLVMKRYKVGRLPKQ, encoded by the coding sequence TTGAAGGTTGTGGGCGTTGTCTGTAGCCCGAGAAGGGGAGGAAACACCGAGATATTGGTGGGAGAGGTCCTCGCAGGAGCTCGAAGCGAGGGGGCTGAGACTGAGCTTATAACCCTCGCCGATAAGAGGATAGAGTTCTGTGACGCCTGCGGGAGGTGCATGGAGGATGGACGATGCCACATCCATGACGATATGCAGCCAATATACAAGAAGCTTGAGGAGGCAGATGGGATAGTTGTGGGGTCACCTGTCTGGTTCTGGTCGGTCACAGGCCAGGCGAAGACCTTCCTGGACAGGCTTTACGCCCTACAGTATCCAAAGAAGAGGCTTATGAACAAGATCGGAGCCGCCGTGGTAGTAGCAGGTAGGCAGGGGAAGACTCGAGCCTTGGATGTCATCATCGAGGCCTTGAGAAGCCACCGCATGCTCTTGGCTGACACCATAGACGGCCTCGGATACGAGCCCGGAGAGATAAGAAGGGATGAGAGGGCGATGAAATCGGCCTGGGAGCTTGGAAGGGAGATGGTCCAGCTGATAAACAAGAGATTCACATGGCCTGAGGAGTTCAGCGAATCACTATACAGATTAGTAATGAAAAGGTACAAGGTAGGAAGACTCCCAAAGCAGTAA
- a CDS encoding PadR family transcriptional regulator, producing the protein MSGEERLVKATIRGLSRAIILWLLLGEGMSGYKLTKEMRRITGQPYTPGVIYPLLYELEEKRLIIGEWMQKGRRKLKHYSITDEGRKVLNNIRGALEKPIKDLLMDLIE; encoded by the coding sequence TTGAGCGGGGAGGAGAGGCTTGTAAAGGCGACCATCAGAGGTTTGAGCAGGGCCATAATACTGTGGCTCCTCCTCGGGGAGGGGATGTCTGGATACAAGCTGACAAAGGAGATGAGAAGGATAACTGGGCAGCCCTACACCCCTGGGGTCATATATCCCCTTCTATATGAGCTGGAGGAGAAGAGGTTGATAATAGGAGAATGGATGCAGAAAGGCAGAAGAAAACTAAAACACTATTCAATAACAGACGAAGGTAGAAAAGTTCTAAATAATATAAGAGGTGCACTGGAGAAACCGATTAAAGATCTCCTCATGGACTTAATAGAATAA
- a CDS encoding PadR family transcriptional regulator → MVQIHQSFLRSLHGPIILWLISLRPRHGYGIMKEIKKLTGRGAGPNTVYPYLHRLEEEGFIVGEWVEVRGRRVKRYSLTKRGEDLLGRIRELFRRQIRGLITYLLHEGR, encoded by the coding sequence ATGGTTCAGATCCATCAGTCCTTCCTGAGGAGCCTCCATGGACCCATAATCCTATGGCTCATATCCCTTAGGCCTAGGCATGGATATGGGATCATGAAGGAGATCAAGAAACTGACAGGGAGAGGGGCTGGGCCGAACACCGTATATCCATATCTCCACAGGCTGGAGGAGGAGGGATTCATAGTCGGGGAGTGGGTGGAGGTGAGGGGGAGGAGAGTGAAGCGGTACTCGTTGACTAAGAGAGGCGAAGACCTCTTAGGGAGGATTCGAGAGCTCTTTAGGAGGCAGATAAGGGGGCTCATCACTTATCTTCTACATGAGGGGCGCTGA